In Rhodothermus marinus DSM 4252, a single genomic region encodes these proteins:
- a CDS encoding DNA methyltransferase has product MRNWAKIIVGDSRKMIEVEDKSIDLIVTSPPYWHIKDYGVPGQIGYGQSLHEYLKDLYRVWKECYRVLKPGRRLCVNIGDQFARSIIYGRYKIIPLHAEFIAQCEEIGFDYMGAIIWQKKTTMNTTGGANVMGSYPYPPNGMIEIDYEFILIFKKPGKSDKVAQTLKEKSKLSKEEWKEYFLGHWYFGGARQIEHEAMFPDELPKRLIKMFSFVDDTVLDPFLGSGTTVKVALNLGRNAVGYEINDKFVSIMKEKIGLGKSSLQFDNVQIVKREIEEKFEKVNYFPRIKDAKPQIDPKKFNFKNDRLYKVTGIIDEKTIQVDTGLNVKFLGAKIVKKDEVLKYLRERVLGKEIFLRFDNGKALNGNTVEAYVYLKNKIFINAFLIKNKMAIADRIKNYKYKDKFIKLERE; this is encoded by the coding sequence ATGAGAAACTGGGCTAAAATAATAGTCGGCGACAGTAGAAAGATGATTGAAGTCGAAGATAAAAGTATAGACTTAATCGTCACATCACCCCCGTATTGGCATATTAAGGATTATGGAGTACCTGGCCAGATAGGATACGGGCAAAGCCTCCATGAGTATCTGAAGGATCTTTATCGAGTTTGGAAGGAGTGTTATAGAGTTCTTAAACCAGGAAGAAGATTGTGTGTAAATATCGGAGATCAGTTTGCTCGTTCTATAATTTATGGAAGGTATAAAATTATACCGTTACATGCTGAATTTATAGCTCAATGTGAAGAGATAGGCTTTGATTATATGGGTGCGATTATATGGCAAAAGAAGACAACAATGAATACTACTGGAGGAGCCAATGTGATGGGATCTTACCCTTATCCTCCAAATGGAATGATTGAAATAGATTATGAATTTATACTCATATTTAAAAAGCCTGGTAAAAGTGATAAGGTGGCGCAAACTTTAAAAGAAAAATCCAAACTTAGTAAAGAAGAATGGAAAGAGTATTTCTTGGGACATTGGTATTTTGGAGGGGCAAGGCAAATAGAACACGAAGCAATGTTTCCTGATGAATTGCCCAAGCGACTTATAAAAATGTTTTCTTTTGTTGATGACACTGTACTTGATCCGTTCCTGGGAAGCGGAACAACCGTTAAGGTGGCACTAAATTTAGGCCGGAATGCTGTGGGTTACGAGATAAACGACAAGTTTGTAAGTATAATGAAAGAAAAAATTGGCTTAGGCAAAAGTTCTTTGCAATTTGATAATGTTCAAATTGTTAAACGTGAAATAGAAGAAAAATTCGAGAAAGTAAATTATTTTCCGAGAATCAAGGATGCTAAACCTCAAATAGATCCTAAGAAGTTTAATTTTAAAAATGATAGGCTTTATAAAGTAACAGGTATAATTGATGAAAAAACAATTCAAGTAGATACAGGATTAAATGTTAAATTCTTGGGTGCAAAAATTGTAAAGAAAGATGAAGTTTTGAAATATTTAAGAGAACGAGTCTTGGGGAAAGAAATTTTTCTTAGATTTGATAATGGCAAAGCTTTAAATGGAAATACGGTTGAGGCTTACGTCTATCTTAAAAATAAGATTTTTATAAATGCCTTTTTGATAAAAAACAAAATGGCTATAGCTGATAGAATAAAAAATTACAAGTATAAAGATAAATTTATTAAGTTAGAAAGAGAGTGA